The DNA sequence TAAAGTATTCAGAGATGGGTCGGTATGAAGTATTTCCCTCTATAAAATGGAATAACTGTTATTTTGTTTATTAAATTTTGCATCCCAGTGGTTATTTCTGCTCTCCATATGCGTGTTGTGCATGGTTATTTCTTTATATTAGGATTATTGTGACGGAAGCCTGTTTCTAAAGTGGAAAACTCACTGTAGCGCTTGTCATTTCGCCATGTCCTGTTTGATGTCATCATTTCCTGTTGGGTTTCCTCACGTCCTGTGTAGTCTGACCAGTTGCCTTACCACTGTCAAAGACTCCTATTACACAACTAGGCCTATTCTAGTTGTCGCCGTTCACTGTTTACAGAAAACACTTCTCTGCTGCTGCCAAACCCCCCCCTTCACATCTACTCCATTCAGACCTACCTCTACGCTCCTCCAGCTCCACTCTACTCAATCCTCCTACAGACTTACCTCTACGCTCCACTCTACTCAACCCTCCTACAACCTACCTCTAGGCTCCTCCAGCTCCACTCTACTCAACCCTCCTACAGACTTACCTCTAGGCTCCTCCAGCTCCACTCTACTCAACCCTCCTACAGACTTACCTCTAGGCTCCTCCAGCTCCACTCTACTCAACCCTCCTACAGACCTACCTCTACGCTCCTCCAGCTCCACTCTACTCAACCCTCCTACAGACTTACCTCTACGCTCCTCCAGCTCCACTCTACTCAACCCTCCTACAGACTTACCTCTATGCTCCTCCAGCTCCACTCTACTCAACCCTCCTACAGACTTACCTCTACGCTCCTCCAGCTCCACTCTACTCAACCCTCCTACAGACTTACCTCTACGCTCCTCCAGCTCCACTCAACCCTCCTACAGACTTACATCTATGTTCCACTCTACTCCATTCAACCCCTACAGACTTACCTCCACACTCCACTCTACTCCATTCAACCCCCTACAGACTTACCTCTATGCGCCACTCTACTCAACCCTCCTACAGACTTACCTCTACGCTCCTCCAGCTCCACTCTACTCCATTCAACCCTCCTACAGACTTACCTCCACACTCCACTCTACTCCACCCTTCTCTACTCTCAACTTGACACCCCCCATCTCCAACTCACCCCTCCTACAGCCCTACCTTGTCaccccaccaccctccaacatCAACACCCTGatacctcttcctctccctgaaGTGTGTACTTTCATCCCACCTTGTGGATTTAAAAGGAATGGACTGGTATGAAGAAAATCATGTCAGATATTATTTTGACATGGTGAAAACTCAAGTCCATGATTAATCCAATGCTTTCACATCCATGAAGGGGACTGAGTGAGCAGGACAAGTGCACACGGGGGCATAAGGCCAGTAGGGAATCCTAACACACACAGCCTAAAATGATATAGTAAGTAATGGGATGTTGTAGTTTTGTGGTCCCTCTTAATACACCCACAAACGGCTCTATAGAGAAGTTTCCAAACGCTATGAAACCTCGTGTTCTGAACACACCCCGGTAGTTCTCACTGTTTCTGTTCTGAACACACCTAATAAAGGACTGTTGAAGTCTCCAGCTGTCTGTTATTCTAGCTATGTGGCTGCTACTAGCACTactgaactgtgtttgtgtgtgtgtgattgtctgggtatgtgtgtgcgtgctcaaTGATGGTATTGAAATTTTGAACTGATACTGATCTCAGGAAGTGAGTACTTTCTTGAAGCTATTGGATTGGCAGCCTTCAACTAATGGCAGGGCTGTATCTGGAACTGCATGCTGAAGATATGaatagagcacacacacactcctgtactATTCCAATCTATCTGACAGCATATTGgatctacacaatacatttctgtCGGAAACATTTAGTAAATGTTCATTCTCCTGAATGTCCATTGCCACAGATATACATAATCAAGTCTAACCAATTACATTTTGTACAGATACGTATAAATAAATTGTGACGCTCAACTACACTGTATGACTCTTTAAACATGCAACTGAAAAGATTGGAAGCTGTAATTCATTTTCTGATACCTGAACATACTGCAGAGCAATTCAAAGCTGTTTTTCAAACATTGTAAACAGCAAGTTGGATGCTTAGCCAAAACAACTTCTAAACACACTATACCATCTTTAAATGAACTGTTTACTCAGAATACAAACTAACATGATTTTCAACCTACCTTGTCTATAGTTGATTCAAGAAGGCAGTTTTGGGATATTTAGTTTCCTTTCAACACTTAGCCATATTTTGTTACTGTTAGCCTTCTCTGAACACTTAACATTAAAC is a window from the Oncorhynchus tshawytscha isolate Ot180627B linkage group LG14, Otsh_v2.0, whole genome shotgun sequence genome containing:
- the LOC121839236 gene encoding mucin-2-like isoform X2, with product MSCLMSSFPVGFPHVLCSLTSCLTTVKDSYYTTRPILVVAVHCLQKTLLCCCQTPPFTSTPFRPTSTLLQLHSTQSSYRLTSTLHSTQPSYNLPLGSSSSTLLNPPTDLPLGSSSSTLLNPPTDLPLGSSSSTLLNPPTDLPLRSSSSTLLNPPTDLPLRSSSSTLLNPPTDLPLCSSSSTLLNPPTDLPLRSSSSTLLNPPTDLPLRSSSSTQPSYRLTSMFHSTPFNPPTDLPLRSSSSTLLHSTLLQTYLHTPLYSTLLYSQLDTPHLQLTPPTALPCHPTTLQHQHPDTSSSP
- the LOC121839236 gene encoding mucin-2-like isoform X1; the encoded protein is MSCLMSSFPVGFPHVLCSLTSCLTTVKDSYYTTRPILVVAVHCLQKTLLCCCQTPPFTSTPFRPTSTLLQLHSTQSSYRLTSTLHSTQPSYNLPLGSSSSTLLNPPTDLPLGSSSSTLLNPPTDLPLGSSSSTLLNPPTDLPLRSSSSTLLNPPTDLPLRSSSSTLLNPPTDLPLCSSSSTLLNPPTDLPLRSSSSTLLNPPTDLPLRSSSSTPLYSTLLQTYLYAPPAPLYSIQPSYRLTSTLHSTPPFSTLNLTPPISNSPLLQPYLVTPPPSNINTLIPLPLPEVCTFIPPCGFKRNGLV